From a single Theropithecus gelada isolate Dixy chromosome 10, Tgel_1.0, whole genome shotgun sequence genomic region:
- the LOC112632746 gene encoding DNA dC->dU-editing enzyme APOBEC-3G isoform X6 produces the protein MKPQFRNTVERMYRDTFFYNFNNRPILSRRNTVWLCYEVKTRGPSMPTWGTKIFRGQVPRSLIRAPFQVLSSPLGQCPPPHGRAQVQWPPQQMAGREQGRPQRARPQQGLRMPGEWMPGRMDARIHA, from the exons ATGAAGCCTCAGTTCAG AAACACAGTGGAGCGAATGTATCGAGACACATTCTTCTACAACTTTAATAACAGACCCATCCTTTCTCGTCGGAATACCGTCTGGCTGTGCTACGAAGTGAAAACAAGGGGCCCCTCAATGCCCACTTGGGGCACAAAGATCTTTCGAGGCCAG GTGCCCAGGTCTCTCATCAGAGccccatttcaagtgctcagtagccccCTTGGCCAGTGCCCCCCACCACATGGGAGAGCGCAAGTCCAGTGGCCTCCCCAACAGATGGCAGGGAGGGAACAAGGCCGACCCCAGAGGGCTAGGCCACAGCAGGGGCTGAGGATGCCTGGTGAATGGATGCCTGGGAGAATGGATGCCAGAATTCACGCATGA